One part of the Thiothrix nivea DSM 5205 genome encodes these proteins:
- a CDS encoding regulatory protein RecX, whose amino-acid sequence MYEGAHDCEAAAVRLLAQREHSRRELAQKLRQRCECDTDSLNRLLERLQELGYLDDTRYAGMFVRSSVTRGRGPQRIAYELRDRGVDDIIAAQALAEADVDWQALAAEQREKKFGRVIPADYKERARQSRFLAGRGFYMDTIKAVFQRRPD is encoded by the coding sequence ATGTATGAGGGGGCGCATGACTGCGAAGCCGCAGCCGTGCGCCTGCTGGCACAGCGCGAGCATTCCCGTCGGGAACTCGCGCAAAAGTTGCGCCAACGCTGCGAATGCGATACAGATAGCCTGAACCGGCTGCTGGAGCGTTTACAGGAGCTGGGTTATCTGGACGATACCCGTTACGCGGGCATGTTTGTCCGTTCATCCGTCACGCGGGGGCGGGGGCCGCAACGAATTGCCTATGAATTGCGGGATCGCGGCGTAGATGACATCATCGCCGCGCAGGCATTGGCGGAAGCCGATGTCGACTGGCAGGCGCTTGCCGCTGAACAGCGCGAAAAGAAGTTTGGCAGGGTTATCCCTGCGGATTACAAGGAACGCGCCCGGCAGTCACGATTTCTGGCCGGGCGCGGTTTTTATATGGATACGATCAAGGCCGTTTTCCAACGTCGCCCGGATTGA
- the recG gene encoding ATP-dependent DNA helicase RecG, with the protein MSEASSPDFLQQPVTALRGVGDALAEKLARLGIMRVEDLLFHLPLRYQDRTRIYPIAELKVGQEVLVEGEIESTEVVLRGRRMMLCHISDGTGILTLRFFHFTTAQKQSLRQGVPIRCFGEVRQAGFKLEMAHPEYRLLSATHPEPIENTLTPTYPATEGLQQRSLRRLIEIALEHVDELPDLLPERVVERHGFPQLGEVLSLLHKPQGGTPSPALPLSGEGARGRAPSDSSPDKGRLGRVSSRLVFEELLAHQLGVQQARHELQQVQAPAMQDTNRYWQQLLRSLPFAPTDAQNRVIGEITQDLQQGIPMNRLVQGDVGSGKTLVAVAAALHAIANGFQVALMAPTELLAEQHYQNLTRWLEPLGLETVFISGNQTPRQRRRKVENLLLGIGHIAVGTHALFQRTVEFLQLGLIIIDEQHRFGVHQRMSLREKGKQGDNYPHQLVMTATPIPRTLAMTAYGDLDYSVIDELPPGRTPITTVALSNERRDDVIGRIAAACCEGRQAYWVCTLIEESEALQCETAEDTAALLRERLPHVEVGLVHGRLHGSEKESIMRQFKQGEIQLLVATTVIEVGVDVPNASLMIIENAERFGLSQLHQLRGRVGRGSTASSCVLLYQNPLGKTARKRLDAMRNSTDGFVIADIDLELRGPGEVLGTRQTGDVRLRIASLLRDQHLLPAVQVAAREIVANYPERVKLLTKRWLQQPDGDTATRFFQS; encoded by the coding sequence ATGAGTGAAGCGAGCAGCCCTGATTTCCTGCAACAACCTGTTACCGCCCTGCGTGGTGTCGGCGATGCGCTGGCGGAAAAGCTGGCCCGGTTAGGTATCATGCGGGTTGAAGATCTGCTGTTCCATCTGCCGCTGCGTTATCAGGATCGTACTCGTATCTACCCCATCGCCGAACTCAAGGTCGGGCAGGAAGTGCTGGTGGAGGGCGAAATCGAATCCACTGAAGTCGTGCTCCGTGGCCGACGCATGATGTTGTGCCACATTAGCGATGGCACTGGCATCCTGACACTGCGCTTTTTCCATTTCACCACGGCACAGAAACAAAGCCTGCGGCAGGGCGTGCCGATCCGCTGTTTCGGTGAGGTGCGGCAAGCCGGTTTCAAGCTGGAAATGGCGCATCCGGAATACCGCCTGCTGAGCGCCACCCATCCTGAACCGATTGAAAATACGCTTACGCCTACCTACCCGGCGACAGAAGGTTTGCAGCAGCGCAGTTTGCGGCGGCTGATTGAGATTGCGTTGGAGCATGTGGACGAGCTGCCGGATTTGTTGCCCGAGAGGGTGGTTGAGCGGCATGGGTTTCCCCAGCTGGGCGAAGTTCTATCGTTATTGCATAAACCACAGGGGGGAACCCCCTCCCCAGCCCTCCCCTTATCAGGGGAGGGAGCAAGAGGCAGGGCACCGTCCGATTCCTCCCCTGATAAGGGGAGGTTAGGAAGGGTTTCTTCCCGGTTGGTTTTTGAGGAACTGCTTGCCCACCAGCTAGGCGTCCAGCAAGCCCGCCACGAACTCCAACAAGTACAAGCGCCCGCCATGCAGGACACCAACCGTTACTGGCAACAGCTGCTGCGCTCCCTGCCATTTGCCCCCACTGATGCGCAAAACCGCGTAATCGGCGAAATTACCCAAGATTTGCAGCAAGGCATCCCCATGAACCGGCTGGTGCAGGGTGATGTCGGCTCCGGTAAGACACTGGTGGCAGTAGCCGCTGCCCTGCACGCCATCGCCAACGGTTTTCAGGTCGCGCTGATGGCTCCCACCGAATTGTTGGCGGAACAACACTACCAGAACCTGACCCGATGGCTGGAACCGCTGGGGCTGGAAACCGTGTTCATTTCCGGCAACCAGACCCCGCGCCAGCGCCGCCGCAAGGTGGAAAACCTGCTGCTGGGCATCGGCCATATCGCGGTCGGCACGCACGCCCTGTTCCAGCGCACGGTCGAATTCCTGCAACTCGGCCTGATCATCATCGACGAGCAACACCGCTTCGGTGTGCATCAGCGCATGTCCCTGCGTGAAAAGGGCAAGCAGGGCGACAATTACCCGCACCAGTTGGTGATGACGGCGACGCCTATCCCGCGCACGTTGGCGATGACCGCTTACGGCGACCTGGATTATTCGGTGATCGACGAATTGCCGCCGGGGCGCACGCCTATTACCACAGTTGCCCTCAGTAACGAGCGTCGCGATGACGTGATCGGACGCATTGCCGCTGCCTGCTGCGAAGGCCGCCAAGCCTATTGGGTTTGTACCCTGATTGAAGAGTCCGAAGCCCTGCAATGTGAAACGGCGGAAGACACTGCCGCCTTACTGCGTGAACGCTTGCCGCATGTCGAAGTCGGGTTGGTGCATGGCCGCCTGCACGGTTCCGAAAAGGAAAGCATCATGCGCCAGTTCAAGCAGGGGGAAATCCAGCTATTGGTTGCCACCACCGTGATTGAAGTCGGGGTAGATGTGCCGAACGCCTCGTTGATGATCATCGAAAACGCTGAACGCTTCGGCTTGTCACAACTGCATCAGCTACGTGGGCGGGTAGGGCGTGGCAGCACCGCCAGCAGTTGCGTGCTGCTCTACCAGAACCCATTGGGCAAGACTGCCCGCAAGCGGCTGGATGCCATGCGCAACAGTACCGACGGTTTCGTGATCGCGGATATTGATCTGGAATTGCGCGGCCCCGGTGAAGTGCTGGGCACGCGCCAGACCGGTGATGTACGGCTGCGTATCGCCAGTTTGTTGCGGGATCAGCATCTGTTGCCAGCGGTACAGGTAGCTGCGCGGGAAATCGTGGCGAACTACCCGGAGCGGGTGAAGCTGCTGACCAAACGTTGGTTACAGCAGCCAGACGGGGATACGGCGACGCGCTTTTTCCAGAGTTGA
- a CDS encoding Uma2 family endonuclease — protein sequence MPLASQLDTKQRYTYQDYLRWPDEARYELLDGEAFMMSAPSTQHQRVVRELVRQIGNFLLGKSCEVFPAPFDVCLAHADVADDQINNVVQPDISVICDSHKIHDKGCKGAPDWIIEVLSPSTASHDLIRKLRQYEHHGVREYWVVHPVDRVVMMWQLGGDGRYGAVLIEETRGAQASALFPELVLEWDVLFPPPEVKEPPPGIYYSR from the coding sequence ATGCCCCTTGCCTCTCAACTGGACACAAAACAGCGTTACACCTATCAGGATTACCTGCGTTGGCCTGATGAGGCGCGGTATGAATTGCTGGATGGTGAGGCGTTCATGATGTCTGCGCCCAGCACCCAGCACCAACGGGTGGTCCGTGAGCTTGTCCGTCAAATCGGCAACTTCCTGCTGGGCAAATCCTGTGAAGTTTTCCCCGCCCCGTTCGATGTGTGTCTCGCTCATGCCGATGTGGCGGATGACCAGATCAATAATGTAGTGCAGCCTGACATCAGCGTGATTTGTGATAGCCACAAGATCCACGACAAAGGCTGCAAGGGTGCGCCCGACTGGATCATTGAGGTACTATCCCCTTCTACGGCATCCCATGACTTGATCCGTAAATTACGCCAGTATGAACACCATGGGGTGCGTGAATATTGGGTGGTACATCCGGTCGACCGGGTAGTCATGATGTGGCAACTGGGTGGTGACGGGCGTTACGGCGCAGTGCTGATTGAGGAAACCCGGGGTGCGCAGGCTTCCGCCTTGTTTCCTGAATTGGTGTTGGAATGGGATGTGCTGTTCCCGCCTCCGGAAGTGAAAGAACCCCCGCCAGGGATTTACTATTCCCGCTAA
- a CDS encoding aspartate kinase, giving the protein MALIVQKYGGTSVGSPERIEAVADRVIRWKQQGNDVIVVVSAMSGETNKLVALINAINPQGSEREKDAILSTGEQVTIGLLCLALEKKGQPARSYTGAQVRILTDDAHTKARIRDIGAEPIRADLAAGKVVVVAGFQGVADDGSITTLGRGGSDTTGVALAVALKADECQIYTDVDGVYTTDPRIEPKARHIPALTLEEMLEMASQGSKVLQIRSVEFAYKYDMPIRVLSSFDEFGEGKSTLVTREEDVMEEVSVRGIAFNRDEAQLTVTGVPDRPGVAYQILGPISDANIEVDMIVQNIGSDGTTDFTFTVHKNDYAKARQILCKTGEALGAKQCSGDENIAKVAIVGAGMRSHAGVASKMFKTLADEGINIRMISTSEIKVAVVVDEKYLELAVRVLHEAFGLEQAAD; this is encoded by the coding sequence ATGGCACTGATCGTACAGAAATACGGCGGTACTTCCGTTGGCTCGCCCGAACGTATCGAGGCGGTGGCTGACCGGGTAATCCGCTGGAAACAACAGGGCAACGATGTCATCGTGGTGGTTTCCGCGATGTCGGGCGAAACCAACAAGCTGGTCGCGCTGATCAACGCAATCAACCCGCAGGGTTCTGAACGTGAGAAGGACGCGATCCTTTCCACTGGCGAACAGGTCACGATTGGCTTGTTGTGTCTGGCGCTGGAAAAGAAAGGTCAGCCCGCGCGTTCCTACACCGGCGCTCAGGTTCGCATCCTCACCGATGACGCCCATACCAAGGCGCGTATTCGCGATATTGGCGCTGAGCCTATCCGCGCTGATTTGGCAGCAGGTAAAGTCGTTGTCGTCGCTGGTTTCCAGGGCGTTGCCGACGATGGCAGTATCACCACGCTGGGTCGTGGCGGTTCCGACACCACCGGAGTGGCGCTGGCGGTCGCGCTGAAAGCCGACGAATGCCAGATTTACACCGACGTGGACGGCGTTTATACCACCGACCCGCGCATTGAACCCAAGGCTCGCCATATTCCTGCGCTGACGCTGGAAGAGATGCTGGAAATGGCCAGTCAGGGTTCCAAGGTACTGCAAATCCGCTCGGTGGAGTTTGCCTACAAATATGATATGCCTATCCGCGTGCTTTCCAGTTTTGACGAATTTGGGGAAGGCAAAAGCACGCTGGTCACTCGTGAGGAAGATGTAATGGAAGAAGTATCCGTCCGTGGTATTGCGTTCAACCGCGATGAAGCCCAATTGACCGTGACGGGCGTGCCTGACCGCCCTGGCGTTGCTTACCAGATTCTGGGGCCGATTTCCGACGCCAATATCGAAGTGGACATGATCGTGCAGAATATCGGCTCTGACGGCACGACGGATTTCACCTTTACCGTGCATAAGAATGATTACGCCAAGGCTCGCCAAATTCTCTGCAAAACGGGTGAGGCACTGGGGGCGAAGCAGTGTAGTGGTGATGAAAACATAGCTAAGGTGGCGATTGTCGGGGCGGGGATGCGTTCCCATGCCGGGGTTGCCAGCAAGATGTTCAAAACGTTGGCGGACGAAGGCATCAACATCCGCATGATTTCCACCTCTGAAATCAAGGTTGCCGTGGTGGTGGACGAGAAATATCTGGAATTGGCGGTGCGAGTCTTGCACGAGGCTTTCGGGTTGGAGCAGGCAGCGGATTAG
- the recA gene encoding recombinase RecA, whose protein sequence is MDENKKKALAAALGQIERQFGKGAVMRMGDTNAIRDVDVISTGSLTLDIALGIGGLPKGRVVEIYGPESSGKTTLTLQVIAECQKQGGTAAFVDAEHALDPIYAQKLGVNVDDLLVSQPDTGEQALEIADMLVRSGAVDIVVIDSVAALTPKAEIEGDMGDSHVGLQARLMSQALRKLTGNIKRSNTLVIFINQIRMKIGVMFGNPETTTGGNALKFYSSVRLDIRRIGAIKKGDEITGSETRVKVVKNKMAPPFKQAEFEILYGEGISREGELIDLGVKQELVGKAGAWYSYKGEKIGQGKDNARTYLKEHPEIAAEIEQAIRAEALSINMSSNGAEDADAGDDDA, encoded by the coding sequence ATGGACGAGAACAAGAAAAAAGCCCTTGCCGCCGCCTTAGGCCAGATCGAACGTCAGTTCGGCAAGGGTGCGGTCATGCGCATGGGTGATACCAATGCAATCCGTGATGTGGACGTGATTTCCACCGGCTCCCTGACGCTGGACATCGCGTTGGGTATTGGCGGTCTGCCGAAAGGCCGTGTGGTCGAGATTTACGGGCCGGAATCTTCCGGCAAGACCACGCTGACCCTGCAAGTGATTGCAGAATGCCAGAAGCAGGGGGGTACAGCGGCATTCGTCGACGCGGAACACGCGCTCGACCCGATTTACGCGCAAAAACTGGGCGTCAACGTCGACGACCTGCTGGTTTCCCAACCGGATACCGGCGAACAGGCGTTGGAAATTGCCGACATGCTGGTGCGTTCCGGCGCGGTTGATATCGTGGTCATCGACTCGGTAGCCGCACTGACGCCGAAGGCTGAAATCGAGGGTGACATGGGTGATTCCCACGTTGGTCTGCAAGCCCGTCTGATGTCACAAGCGCTGCGTAAACTGACCGGGAACATCAAGCGTTCCAACACGCTGGTGATTTTCATCAACCAGATTCGCATGAAAATCGGCGTTATGTTCGGCAACCCGGAAACTACCACCGGTGGTAATGCGCTGAAGTTCTATTCTTCGGTGCGTCTGGACATCCGCCGTATTGGTGCGATCAAAAAAGGCGACGAAATCACCGGTTCCGAAACCCGCGTCAAAGTCGTCAAGAACAAAATGGCACCGCCGTTCAAGCAGGCCGAATTTGAAATCCTCTATGGTGAAGGCATTTCCCGTGAAGGCGAGCTGATTGATCTCGGCGTCAAGCAGGAGCTGGTCGGCAAGGCTGGCGCATGGTACAGCTACAAGGGTGAAAAAATCGGCCAAGGCAAGGATAATGCCCGTACCTATTTGAAAGAGCATCCGGAAATCGCTGCCGAAATTGAGCAGGCTATCCGTGCCGAAGCACTGAGTATCAATATGTCCAGTAACGGCGCAGAAGATGCAGATGCCGGTGACGACGACGCCTGA
- the sdhD gene encoding succinate dehydrogenase, hydrophobic membrane anchor protein, with translation MRLETPHKKATGLGPVKTGFHHWWIQRLTAVALIPLTLWVVFSVASLAGEDYASVAVWFTEPLTSVLLSLFVFFAAYHASLGLQVVLEDYTHTGWLKITALTMVNFSLIFLGASSIISILKLFFG, from the coding sequence ATGCGGCTAGAGACTCCGCACAAAAAGGCTACTGGCCTGGGGCCGGTAAAAACGGGCTTTCACCACTGGTGGATACAACGGTTGACTGCTGTGGCATTGATCCCTTTGACCTTGTGGGTAGTGTTTTCCGTTGCGTCACTGGCAGGGGAGGACTATGCCAGTGTTGCTGTCTGGTTTACCGAACCCTTGACCAGCGTCTTACTAAGCCTGTTCGTGTTCTTCGCCGCTTATCATGCCAGCCTCGGCTTGCAGGTCGTCCTTGAAGACTATACCCATACCGGGTGGCTGAAAATCACCGCGTTAACCATGGTTAATTTTTCACTCATTTTCCTGGGCGCGTCGAGCATTATCTCCATCTTGAAACTGTTCTTCGGTTAA
- a CDS encoding LysR family transcriptional regulator, protein MDINHLNAFIEVARHQSFSLAAEALFITQPAISKRIHQLENELGTPLFNRINRKVTLTEAGHALLPRVQALRNELEDIRRVASNLSGNLQGFLVMGTSHHIGLRRLPPALTHFNREHPSVRLDLHFVDSEQACLAVERGELELALITLPTELPEQLQAQHIWTDRMHIVANPDHHLSKQSALSLEELVKHRCVMPGKDTYTYRLIRQALAPYDSQLDVYINTNYLETLKMLVSAGLGWSLLPHTMLDDKLATVQTPLTLQRYLGVIFHRKRTLSNAAKILLSILEYYADHLD, encoded by the coding sequence ATGGACATCAATCACCTCAACGCCTTCATCGAAGTCGCCCGTCACCAATCGTTTTCACTGGCTGCCGAGGCGCTTTTCATTACCCAGCCCGCCATCAGCAAACGCATCCATCAACTGGAAAACGAGCTGGGTACGCCGCTGTTCAACCGCATTAACCGCAAGGTTACGCTGACTGAAGCCGGGCACGCCCTGCTGCCACGGGTACAGGCTTTGCGTAACGAACTGGAAGACATCCGCCGCGTTGCCTCCAACCTTTCCGGCAATCTGCAAGGCTTTCTGGTGATGGGAACCAGCCACCATATCGGGCTGCGCCGCCTGCCCCCTGCCCTGACACATTTCAACCGGGAACATCCATCAGTACGGTTGGATTTGCATTTCGTGGATTCCGAACAGGCTTGCCTGGCGGTGGAACGGGGTGAACTGGAACTCGCCCTGATCACCCTGCCGACCGAATTGCCGGAGCAGTTACAGGCACAACATATCTGGACAGACCGGATGCATATCGTTGCCAACCCCGATCATCATCTGAGCAAACAGTCTGCGCTCAGTCTGGAGGAATTGGTGAAACACCGCTGCGTCATGCCTGGGAAAGACACCTACACTTACCGGCTCATCCGGCAGGCACTGGCTCCCTACGATAGCCAACTGGATGTCTACATCAACACCAATTACCTCGAAACGCTGAAAATGCTTGTCAGTGCTGGTCTTGGCTGGTCACTGCTACCGCATACCATGCTGGATGACAAGCTTGCGACTGTACAGACCCCCTTAACCCTGCAACGTTATCTAGGGGTCATATTCCACCGTAAACGCACGCTATCAAATGCAGCCAAAATCCTGCTGAGTATTCTGGAATATTATGCAGATCATCTGGATTAA
- the alaS gene encoding alanine--tRNA ligase, whose translation MTTAELRQQFLDFFASKGHEIVPSSSLVPGNDPTLLFTNAGMVQFKDVFLGMDKRSYNRATSSQRCVRAGGKHNDLENVGYTARHHTFFEMLGNFSFGDYFKEDAIKYAWEFLTDVLKLPKGKLWVTVYAEDDEAYGIWTQKMGIPLDRITRIGDNKGARFASDNFWQMGDTGPCGPCTEIFYDHGEHIWGGPPGTPEEDGDRYIEIWNLVFMQYERTKDGEMIPLPKPSVDTGMGMERLAAVMQGVHSNYEIDLFQTLLKKAAELAPNADPENPSLKVVADHIRSCSFLIVDGVLPSNEGRGYVLRRIIRRAIRHGYKLGMASPFFHKMVQPLVAEMGQAYPELAEAQSRVEEALEKEERRFAETLEQGMKILEDAIGNMSGDTIDGETVFKLYDTYGFPVDLTGDIARERNLKLDEAGFEVAMNAQRERARAAGKFGTDYGEKLAVSGATEFHGYDMLSETSTVVSLFRKGEAVTTLQAGDEGQVVLDHTPFYAESGGQVGDAGVLFTDKAVFRVTDTRKQGSTFVHFGKLESGELSAGAEVTAEVDADRRQAIILNHSATHLMHAALRQVLGTHVEQKGSLVTPDRLRFDFSQPEPVTAEQIAEVEAIVNREIRQNAATSAQVMSMDDAKQAGAMALFGEKYGDEVRVLKIGFSTELCGGCHVGRSGDIGLFKIVSEGGVAAGIRRIEAVTGANAMSWLNDVTSRLDSIARLLKSNPTEIGDKLDAMLQKNRALEKELEQLKGKMASQAGSSLADQAVEVGGLRVLAANLEGADPKSLRDTVDQLKNKLGKAVVILAAVTDGKVSLVAGVTKDETAKVKAGELLNFVAQQIGGKGGGRPDMAQGGGTDVAALPAALASVQFWVAEKL comes from the coding sequence ATGACAACTGCTGAATTAAGACAACAATTTCTCGATTTCTTCGCCAGTAAAGGGCACGAAATCGTTCCTTCCAGCTCATTGGTGCCGGGTAATGACCCGACCCTGCTGTTTACCAATGCAGGGATGGTGCAGTTCAAGGATGTGTTCCTGGGTATGGACAAGCGCTCCTACAACCGCGCTACCAGTTCCCAGCGCTGTGTGCGGGCAGGGGGCAAGCATAATGACCTGGAAAACGTCGGCTACACTGCACGTCATCACACCTTCTTTGAAATGTTGGGTAACTTCAGTTTCGGTGATTATTTCAAGGAAGATGCGATCAAGTATGCGTGGGAATTCCTCACTGACGTGCTGAAACTGCCCAAAGGCAAGCTGTGGGTGACGGTCTACGCGGAAGATGACGAAGCTTATGGCATCTGGACGCAGAAAATGGGTATCCCGCTTGACCGTATTACCCGTATCGGCGACAACAAGGGTGCGCGTTTCGCTTCCGACAACTTCTGGCAAATGGGTGACACCGGCCCCTGTGGCCCGTGTACCGAGATTTTCTACGATCACGGTGAACACATTTGGGGTGGCCCGCCGGGTACGCCTGAAGAAGATGGCGACCGTTACATCGAAATCTGGAACCTCGTGTTCATGCAGTACGAGCGTACCAAAGATGGTGAAATGATCCCGCTACCCAAGCCTTCCGTTGATACCGGCATGGGCATGGAGCGTCTGGCGGCGGTTATGCAGGGTGTGCATAGCAACTACGAAATCGACCTGTTCCAGACGTTGCTGAAAAAAGCGGCGGAACTGGCTCCCAATGCTGACCCGGAAAACCCTTCGCTCAAGGTGGTTGCCGACCACATCCGTTCCTGCTCCTTCCTGATTGTGGATGGTGTGTTGCCGTCCAATGAAGGCCGTGGTTATGTGCTGCGCCGGATTATCCGCCGTGCTATCCGACACGGTTACAAGCTGGGCATGGCTTCTCCGTTCTTCCACAAGATGGTGCAACCGCTTGTGGCGGAAATGGGGCAGGCTTACCCTGAGCTGGCTGAGGCTCAGTCCCGCGTGGAAGAAGCGCTGGAAAAAGAAGAGCGCCGCTTTGCCGAAACGCTGGAGCAGGGCATGAAGATTCTGGAAGACGCCATCGGCAATATGTCCGGCGACACCATTGACGGTGAAACGGTCTTCAAGCTCTACGACACCTACGGCTTCCCGGTTGACCTGACCGGCGACATTGCCCGTGAGCGTAACCTCAAGCTGGACGAAGCTGGTTTTGAAGTCGCCATGAATGCGCAGCGTGAACGCGCCCGCGCGGCTGGCAAGTTCGGCACGGATTACGGCGAAAAGCTGGCTGTCAGCGGTGCAACCGAGTTCCACGGTTATGACATGCTGTCGGAAACTTCTACAGTGGTTTCCCTGTTCCGTAAAGGCGAAGCTGTCACTACCTTGCAAGCGGGTGATGAAGGTCAGGTTGTGCTGGATCATACTCCGTTCTATGCTGAATCCGGCGGTCAGGTAGGCGATGCCGGTGTGTTGTTCACCGACAAAGCTGTGTTCCGGGTCACTGATACCCGTAAACAAGGTTCCACCTTTGTCCACTTCGGCAAGCTGGAATCAGGCGAATTGTCCGCTGGCGCAGAGGTAACAGCGGAGGTTGATGCTGACCGTCGGCAGGCCATCATCCTTAACCATTCCGCTACCCATCTGATGCATGCGGCGCTGCGCCAGGTGCTGGGCACGCACGTTGAACAGAAAGGTTCACTGGTAACACCGGATCGCCTGCGTTTCGACTTCTCCCAACCCGAGCCGGTCACGGCTGAACAGATTGCCGAGGTGGAAGCCATCGTCAACCGCGAAATCCGCCAGAATGCGGCCACTTCCGCCCAGGTCATGTCGATGGATGATGCCAAGCAAGCTGGTGCAATGGCACTGTTCGGCGAGAAATATGGCGACGAAGTGCGTGTGCTGAAAATCGGTTTCTCCACCGAGCTGTGTGGTGGTTGCCACGTTGGGCGCAGTGGTGACATCGGTCTGTTCAAGATTGTCAGTGAAGGTGGTGTTGCTGCCGGTATCCGCCGTATCGAAGCGGTCACGGGGGCAAATGCCATGAGCTGGCTGAATGATGTCACCAGCCGACTGGACAGCATAGCCCGCCTGCTCAAATCCAACCCGACCGAAATCGGCGACAAGCTCGACGCCATGCTGCAAAAGAACCGTGCACTGGAAAAAGAGCTGGAGCAGCTCAAGGGTAAAATGGCATCCCAGGCAGGTTCCAGCCTTGCTGACCAGGCAGTGGAAGTCGGTGGCCTACGCGTGTTGGCGGCCAATCTGGAAGGCGCTGATCCCAAATCCCTCCGTGATACTGTTGACCAGCTCAAGAACAAATTGGGCAAGGCAGTAGTGATCCTGGCGGCAGTCACTGATGGCAAGGTCAGTCTGGTGGCAGGGGTCACCAAGGATGAAACCGCCAAGGTCAAGGCAGGTGAGCTGTTGAACTTCGTCGCCCAGCAAATCGGCGGCAAGGGCGGTGGCCGCCCCGACATGGCGCAAGGTGGTGGTACAGATGTAGCGGCGCTCCCGGCGGCACTGGCTTCAGTGCAGTTCTGGGTAGCCGAGAAACTTTAA
- the csrA gene encoding carbon storage regulator CsrA — protein sequence MLILTRRVGETLMIGDNISVTVLGVKGNQVRLGINAPKDVAVHREEIFERIRHEQLDPVAIEENVN from the coding sequence ATGTTAATTCTGACGCGGAGGGTAGGAGAGACCCTCATGATTGGGGATAATATAAGCGTTACGGTATTAGGGGTTAAGGGTAACCAGGTGCGTCTGGGCATCAACGCGCCGAAAGATGTTGCCGTGCATCGCGAAGAAATTTTTGAGCGTATCCGGCACGAGCAACTCGACCCGGTTGCCATTGAAGAAAACGTGAATTAG
- a CDS encoding SGNH/GDSL hydrolase family protein, translated as MLGDSITQGYKAKGYRYDLWTMLLDDGLKFDFLGSMDTPDQYAGTYPNYKGKSFDQDHEGHSGWHADSVLQYMGQWLPQYAKPDIVLLHLGTNDVLQGKNDKLVTISELRQVIGKLKARNSNAIILVAEIIPSLGLYWTNPYINEDVAGYNAEIVKMVNSMADPKVVLVDMFTGFDPDVYLFDGVHPNATGEHMMAQRWRDALFAAIK; from the coding sequence TTGCTTGGTGATTCCATTACGCAAGGATACAAGGCAAAAGGCTACCGTTATGATTTATGGACAATGTTGCTTGATGATGGGTTAAAGTTTGATTTCCTGGGGAGTATGGATACACCAGATCAATACGCAGGTACTTACCCCAATTACAAGGGTAAAAGCTTTGACCAGGATCATGAGGGGCACTCGGGGTGGCACGCGGATAGTGTCCTGCAATATATGGGTCAGTGGTTGCCGCAGTATGCCAAGCCCGATATTGTCCTGCTACATCTTGGCACCAACGATGTGTTGCAGGGGAAAAACGACAAACTCGTGACTATCAGCGAACTCCGGCAAGTGATCGGGAAACTGAAAGCCAGAAACAGCAACGCCATTATTCTGGTTGCTGAAATCATCCCCAGCCTTGGTTTGTACTGGACTAACCCCTATATCAATGAAGATGTTGCCGGGTACAATGCCGAAATAGTCAAAATGGTCAACAGCATGGCCGACCCCAAGGTGGTGTTGGTGGACATGTTCACTGGCTTCGATCCTGACGTGTACCTGTTTGATGGCGTCCACCCCAATGCCACGGGGGAACACATGATGGCGCAACGTTGGCGTGATGCATTGTTTGCCGCCATCAAATAA